In Amycolatopsis jiangsuensis, the following proteins share a genomic window:
- a CDS encoding terpene synthase family protein — MQPFVLPEFYMPYPARLNPHLEGARAHSKQWASTMDMIDVPQHGTVIWDEHDFDSHDYALLCAYTHPDAGAPELDLITDWYVWVFYFDDHFLELFKRTGDIDHAREYLDRLGRFMPATGEITETPENPVERGLEDLWNRTVPQRSAGWRRRFRESTRNLLDESLWELANINEGRVANPIEYVEMRRKVGGAPWSANLVEHSVHAEVPDEIAAKRPMEVLRDCFADAVHLRNDLFSYQREVEEEGELSNGVLVFEKFLGCTTQEAADAVNDLLTSRLHQFEHTALTEVPALFDEHAVDPAGRMETFAYVKGLQDWQSGGHEWHLRSSRYMNEGALGSRGGPELLGGPAGLGTSAARIFSSVLATAPQRTRAFVHQPFERIGPMELPEIPMPFPLRLSPHLDAARDNLVGWCERMGILDGVVWDERRLRGIDLPLCGAGIHPDASAEELDLTSGWLAWGTYGDDYYPVVFGATRDLPAAKALTERFKLFMPVHGEPVPPPHNALETSLDDLWQRTAGPMTTDARQAFRTAIEDMTESWLWELVNQTQNRIPDPIDYVEMRRRTFGSDLTMSLCRLGHGRAVPPEIYRTRVVQAVEHSAIDYACLVNDVFSYRKEIEYEGELHNAVLVVRSFLDVPQERAFEVVADLISARLDEFRHATEVGLPSLFADHDLDSAARETLTGYAEELRNWLAGIVNWHRECLRYTDAELDRLAPSADTPTNAAPATAPAAATPAVAVPVAVPAVAVPLGPTGLGTTASRIHAPAP; from the coding sequence GTGCAGCCGTTCGTTCTGCCCGAGTTCTACATGCCCTACCCGGCCCGGCTGAACCCGCACCTGGAAGGCGCGCGGGCACACAGCAAGCAGTGGGCGTCCACGATGGACATGATCGACGTCCCCCAGCACGGCACGGTGATCTGGGACGAGCACGACTTCGACTCCCACGACTACGCACTGCTGTGCGCCTACACCCATCCGGACGCCGGCGCACCGGAGCTCGACCTGATCACCGACTGGTACGTGTGGGTGTTCTACTTCGACGACCACTTCCTCGAACTGTTCAAGCGCACCGGCGACATCGACCACGCCCGCGAGTACCTCGACCGGCTGGGCCGGTTCATGCCCGCCACCGGCGAGATCACCGAAACCCCGGAGAACCCGGTGGAACGTGGGCTCGAGGACCTGTGGAACCGCACCGTGCCGCAGCGCAGCGCGGGCTGGCGGCGGCGGTTCCGGGAAAGCACCCGCAACCTGCTCGACGAATCCCTGTGGGAACTGGCGAACATCAACGAGGGCCGGGTCGCCAACCCGATCGAGTACGTCGAGATGCGCCGGAAGGTCGGCGGCGCGCCGTGGTCGGCGAACCTGGTCGAGCATTCGGTGCACGCCGAAGTGCCGGACGAGATCGCCGCGAAGCGCCCGATGGAAGTGCTGCGGGACTGCTTCGCCGACGCCGTGCACCTGCGCAACGACCTGTTCTCCTACCAGCGCGAGGTGGAGGAAGAGGGCGAGCTGTCCAACGGGGTGCTGGTGTTCGAGAAGTTCCTCGGCTGCACCACGCAGGAGGCCGCGGACGCGGTGAACGACCTGCTGACCTCCCGGCTGCACCAGTTCGAGCACACCGCGCTCACCGAGGTGCCCGCGCTGTTCGACGAGCACGCGGTGGACCCGGCGGGGCGGATGGAGACCTTCGCCTACGTCAAGGGCCTGCAGGACTGGCAGTCCGGCGGGCACGAATGGCACCTGAGGTCCAGCCGCTACATGAACGAGGGCGCGCTCGGTTCGCGTGGCGGACCGGAGTTGCTCGGCGGACCGGCCGGGCTCGGCACCTCGGCCGCGCGGATCTTCTCCTCGGTACTGGCCACCGCGCCGCAGCGGACCCGCGCGTTCGTCCACCAGCCGTTCGAGCGGATCGGACCGATGGAACTGCCCGAGATCCCGATGCCGTTCCCGTTGCGGCTGAGCCCACACCTCGACGCGGCCAGGGACAACCTCGTCGGCTGGTGCGAGCGGATGGGCATCCTCGACGGCGTGGTGTGGGACGAACGCCGGCTGCGCGGGATCGACCTGCCGCTGTGCGGCGCGGGCATCCATCCGGACGCCTCCGCCGAGGAACTCGACCTGACCAGCGGATGGCTCGCCTGGGGTACCTACGGTGACGACTACTACCCGGTGGTCTTCGGCGCGACCAGGGACCTGCCCGCAGCCAAGGCGCTGACCGAGCGGTTCAAGCTGTTCATGCCGGTCCACGGCGAGCCGGTGCCGCCGCCGCACAACGCACTGGAGACGAGCCTGGACGACCTGTGGCAGCGCACCGCGGGGCCGATGACCACCGACGCGCGCCAGGCGTTCCGCACCGCGATCGAGGACATGACCGAGAGCTGGCTGTGGGAGCTGGTCAACCAGACGCAGAACCGTATCCCGGACCCGATCGACTACGTGGAGATGCGGCGCCGGACCTTCGGTTCCGATCTCACCATGAGCCTCTGCCGGCTCGGGCACGGGCGCGCGGTACCGCCGGAGATCTACCGGACCCGGGTCGTGCAGGCGGTGGAGCACTCCGCGATCGACTACGCCTGCCTCGTCAACGACGTGTTCTCCTACCGCAAGGAAATCGAGTACGAGGGCGAGCTGCACAACGCGGTACTCGTGGTGCGCTCGTTCCTGGACGTGCCGCAGGAGCGGGCGTTCGAGGTCGTGGCGGACCTGATCTCCGCGCGGCTGGACGAGTTCCGGCACGCGACCGAGGTCGGCCTGCCCAGCCTGTTCGCCGACCACGACCTGGACTCCGCGGCCCGCGAAACACTCACCGGCTACGCCGAGGAGCTGCGCAACTGGCTGGCCGGAATCGTGAACTGGCACCGCGAATGCCTCCGCTACACCGACGCGGAGCTGGACCGGCTGGCGCCATCGGCCGACACTCCAACCAACGCCGCGCCAGCCACCGCACCGGCCGCCGCCACTCCAGCCGTCGCCGTCCCGGTCGCCGTACCGGCCGTCGCCGTCCCGCTGGGCCCGACAGGTCTCGGCACCACCGCTTCGCGGATCCACGCTCCCGCCCCCTGA
- a CDS encoding GNAT family N-acetyltransferase — MSEETRVVRNDERNRYELYAGGELAGFAEFTPRGRETTFTHTEIGDEFGGRGLAKVLASEALDDVVARGGTIVPICPFIAGFLRKNEGYAEHVRWPGR, encoded by the coding sequence ATGAGCGAAGAGACCCGCGTGGTCCGCAACGACGAGCGGAACCGCTACGAGCTGTACGCGGGCGGCGAGCTCGCCGGCTTCGCCGAGTTCACCCCGCGCGGACGCGAAACCACTTTCACCCACACCGAGATCGGCGACGAGTTCGGCGGCCGCGGCCTCGCCAAGGTGCTGGCCTCCGAAGCGCTCGACGACGTGGTGGCCCGCGGCGGGACCATCGTGCCGATCTGCCCGTTCATCGCAGGTTTCCTGCGCAAGAACGAGGGCTACGCCGAGCACGTGCGGTGGCCCGGCCGGTGA
- a CDS encoding putative acetyltransferase, translating to MSPLTEVPLGTRVVVRYRIEGGFTDALGPLRERDANTCTVETKRGLVVVPLDAVVAAKPVPPPPEKSARAERRQL from the coding sequence GTGAGCCCGCTGACGGAAGTGCCCTTGGGCACGCGAGTCGTGGTGCGCTACCGCATCGAGGGTGGTTTCACCGACGCGCTCGGTCCGCTGCGCGAGCGTGACGCGAACACCTGCACCGTGGAGACCAAGCGCGGGCTGGTCGTGGTTCCGCTCGACGCGGTCGTGGCCGCGAAACCGGTGCCCCCGCCCCCGGAGAAATCGGCTCGCGCCGAGCGCCGGCAGCTGTGA
- a CDS encoding phage holin family protein: MTRPAPAKGRLLRGGRVVARVVLVWGAVVGALRLLDAWLDGFAMHSWWQSTVCALILGLLTAVVWPLVVRVAWPIAYFTLGVGTYLLLSAATLAILQAVPGVDLHGLSTAVVLTVAMSAVGAVISSVLAVDEDEIFFRRAARRRRKHSPSAGVAGEPPGVVFLQIDGLGYDTVRRAVRDGDMPTFAAWLGEGTHTLTRWHTDWSSQTGASVCGILHGSNHDILGFRWYEKDRDHVMACAHPSDAAEIERRHTDGRGLLAGDGASHGNLFSGDAEHVSLTMSSVPGLVPRKLRRKHHDGVGAGYRAYFANPVNVLRTFGVALIDVFRELSAAAKQRRAGVLPRIPRGGFYPLARPGTTVIARDVVVSAIIGDMLAGRPVVYADFLGYDEVAHHSGIERFDTLEVLRSIDQQFARLLRASRLAPRRYHLVGLSDHGQTQGQAFVDRFGETMEALVGRLCGGEPVTEPGRRRQAESWQVNAALAEATTSGGLIARRLRARVEDAECSDDRARTTSGSPGQVTRVAPGVVAVVSGHLAMVSFTEHEGRVDLETIEREYPDLLPTLVDHDGVGFMLVHSSEFGPVVLGRDGLKRLATGVVIGADPLADYGPFADELVRRVDSFPHCADIMINSRYDPESDQSSPFERHVGSHGALGGPQQRGFILHPREFPAPGEPVGAEAVHHVFRDWLTFLGHPQPGTAETKPAPVPSEVAS, encoded by the coding sequence GTGACCAGACCCGCCCCCGCGAAGGGCCGATTGCTGCGCGGCGGTCGCGTCGTGGCGCGTGTGGTGCTGGTGTGGGGAGCCGTGGTCGGCGCGCTGCGGCTGCTCGATGCGTGGCTCGACGGGTTCGCCATGCACTCGTGGTGGCAGTCCACGGTGTGCGCGCTGATCCTCGGGCTGCTCACCGCGGTGGTGTGGCCGCTCGTGGTGCGCGTGGCCTGGCCGATCGCCTACTTCACCCTCGGTGTCGGCACCTACCTCCTGCTCAGCGCGGCGACGCTGGCGATCCTGCAGGCAGTGCCCGGGGTCGACCTGCACGGCCTCTCCACCGCGGTCGTGCTCACCGTCGCGATGTCCGCGGTGGGCGCGGTCATCTCCAGTGTGCTGGCCGTCGACGAGGACGAGATCTTCTTCCGCCGGGCCGCCCGCCGCCGTCGCAAGCACTCCCCCAGCGCCGGCGTCGCCGGCGAACCGCCCGGTGTCGTGTTCCTCCAGATCGACGGCCTCGGCTACGACACGGTGCGCCGCGCGGTGCGGGACGGCGACATGCCGACGTTCGCCGCCTGGCTGGGCGAGGGCACGCACACGCTCACCCGCTGGCACACCGACTGGAGTTCGCAGACCGGCGCGAGCGTGTGCGGGATCCTGCACGGCTCCAACCACGACATCCTCGGTTTCCGCTGGTATGAAAAGGATCGCGACCACGTGATGGCGTGCGCGCACCCGTCGGACGCGGCCGAAATCGAACGCAGGCACACCGACGGCCGCGGGCTGCTCGCCGGAGACGGCGCCAGCCACGGCAACCTGTTCTCCGGCGACGCCGAGCACGTGAGCCTGACCATGAGCTCGGTTCCCGGGCTGGTGCCCCGCAAGCTGCGCCGGAAGCACCACGACGGCGTCGGCGCCGGGTACCGCGCGTACTTCGCCAACCCGGTGAACGTGCTCCGCACCTTCGGCGTCGCCCTGATCGACGTGTTCCGCGAGCTGTCCGCGGCGGCCAAGCAGCGCCGCGCGGGCGTGCTGCCGCGCATTCCGCGTGGCGGCTTCTACCCGCTCGCCCGTCCGGGCACCACGGTGATCGCGCGGGACGTCGTGGTGTCCGCGATCATCGGCGACATGCTGGCCGGGCGGCCCGTGGTGTACGCCGATTTTCTCGGCTACGACGAGGTCGCGCACCACTCCGGGATCGAGCGGTTCGACACGCTGGAAGTACTGCGGTCCATCGACCAGCAGTTCGCGCGGCTCCTGCGGGCGAGCCGCCTCGCACCCCGGCGCTACCACCTCGTCGGCCTGTCCGACCACGGCCAGACCCAGGGCCAGGCCTTCGTGGACCGGTTCGGCGAGACGATGGAGGCGCTGGTCGGGCGGCTGTGCGGCGGCGAACCGGTGACCGAGCCCGGCCGGCGGCGGCAGGCCGAGAGCTGGCAGGTCAACGCCGCGCTCGCGGAGGCGACGACCAGCGGCGGGCTGATCGCCCGGCGGCTGCGGGCCCGGGTCGAGGACGCCGAATGCTCCGACGACCGGGCCCGCACCACCAGTGGCTCGCCGGGGCAGGTCACCCGCGTGGCGCCCGGGGTGGTGGCGGTGGTGTCCGGGCACCTGGCGATGGTTTCGTTCACCGAGCACGAGGGCCGCGTCGACCTGGAAACGATCGAACGCGAGTACCCGGACCTGCTGCCCACGCTCGTCGACCACGACGGGGTCGGGTTCATGCTCGTGCACAGCAGCGAGTTCGGCCCGGTGGTGCTCGGCCGCGACGGGCTCAAACGGCTCGCCACCGGTGTCGTGATCGGCGCGGACCCGCTCGCCGACTACGGTCCGTTCGCCGACGAGCTCGTGCGGCGGGTGGATTCCTTCCCGCACTGCGCGGACATCATGATCAACAGCCGGTACGACCCGGAGTCCGACCAGTCCTCCCCGTTCGAACGGCACGTCGGCTCGCACGGCGCACTCGGCGGCCCACAGCAGCGCGGGTTCATCCTGCATCCACGGGAGTTCCCCGCCCCGGGTGAGCCGGTGGGCGCGGAGGCCGTGCACCACGTGTTCCGCGATTGGCTCACCTTCCTCGGCCATCCGCAACCCGGGACCGCCGAGACGAAACCCGCTCCCGTCCCTTCGGAGGTCGCGTCATGA
- a CDS encoding SCO6745 family protein: METDPSPARQLWTALEPLHAVVYFAPEPAEAAKALGLRGFWMGYFAGRAAPLGPLGPEPVAAMFFGFAPRMVARALPDAWDFAAPDDVLSTRIEAVETTLNRLLGPAPVTELAQLLEPAVAGCRFPGRPLAAAWAAVPRPDRPLARLWLAVSTLREHRGDGHVLASVAAGLTGLEASITHIATGATTRELVQRARGWSDEEWDEATTRLVSRGLLDDDGRLTTAGEDVRRTVEETTDRLAADPLEALGAPVVERVLELAAPLGRLVVDGGGLPVPNPMGAVRP, encoded by the coding sequence ATGGAGACCGATCCGAGCCCGGCACGGCAGCTGTGGACGGCGCTGGAGCCGCTGCACGCCGTGGTCTACTTCGCCCCCGAACCTGCCGAAGCCGCGAAAGCGTTGGGGCTGCGTGGTTTCTGGATGGGGTACTTCGCCGGACGGGCCGCGCCGCTCGGGCCGCTCGGCCCGGAACCGGTCGCGGCGATGTTCTTCGGGTTCGCCCCGCGGATGGTCGCTCGCGCGCTGCCGGACGCGTGGGATTTCGCCGCACCCGACGACGTGCTGTCCACCCGGATCGAGGCCGTCGAAACCACGCTGAACCGGTTGCTCGGCCCGGCTCCGGTGACCGAGCTGGCACAGCTGCTGGAACCGGCCGTCGCCGGCTGCCGGTTCCCGGGCCGCCCGCTCGCCGCCGCGTGGGCCGCGGTGCCGCGCCCGGACCGTCCGCTGGCCCGGCTGTGGCTGGCCGTCTCCACCTTGCGCGAGCATCGCGGGGACGGTCACGTGCTGGCGTCGGTGGCAGCCGGGCTGACCGGTCTCGAAGCGAGCATCACGCACATCGCCACCGGCGCGACCACCCGCGAGCTGGTGCAGCGCGCTCGTGGCTGGAGCGACGAGGAATGGGACGAGGCCACCACACGCCTGGTTTCCCGCGGCCTGCTCGACGACGATGGGCGGCTGACCACCGCGGGCGAGGACGTCCGCCGGACTGTCGAGGAGACCACTGACCGGCTCGCGGCCGACCCGCTCGAAGCGCTCGGCGCGCCGGTCGTGGAGCGGGTGCTGGAGCTGGCGGCGCCGTTGGGCCGCCTGGTCGTCGACGGTGGTGGTCTGCCGGTACCGAATCCGATGGGTGCGGTACGGCCGTGA
- a CDS encoding S1 family peptidase — MTSRKTLLAGVTAFSAAALTAGMCINAASASPLAFSQMQAQAVTQANQVADSLGAANGGIYLDRGKAVVNVTDAAAQQKAEAAGFATKTVKYSFAALTNAKNTMDSVKNVPQTAWGIDTKTNQVVVKIYDAASQATKDKVTAAAAKLGDAARVEQRTGKLSTYIADGDSITNDQVICSLGFNVTKGGEPMMLTAGHCTNEGGTWSGGDVSGAEIVESDCPGADSGLLTRPNGTGEGAINTGQAITSAAEPTVGEQMEKQGQTTGGGSGEITSVDESVNFDVGVLNHEFGTTAKTDHGDSGGPAFDGEKGLGTLSGGDTQTSYFYPLTLELESYGLELA, encoded by the coding sequence ATGACTTCCCGGAAGACGCTCCTCGCCGGTGTCACGGCGTTCTCGGCCGCGGCGCTGACCGCGGGCATGTGCATCAACGCCGCTTCGGCCAGCCCGCTCGCGTTCTCGCAGATGCAGGCCCAGGCCGTCACGCAGGCCAACCAGGTCGCCGACAGCCTCGGTGCTGCCAACGGCGGCATCTACCTCGACCGCGGCAAGGCGGTCGTCAACGTCACCGACGCCGCGGCCCAGCAGAAGGCCGAGGCGGCCGGCTTCGCGACCAAGACCGTCAAGTACAGCTTCGCGGCGCTCACCAACGCGAAGAACACCATGGACTCGGTCAAGAACGTGCCGCAGACCGCGTGGGGCATCGACACCAAGACCAACCAGGTCGTGGTGAAGATCTACGACGCCGCCTCGCAGGCCACCAAGGACAAGGTGACCGCGGCCGCGGCCAAGCTCGGTGACGCCGCCCGCGTCGAGCAGCGCACCGGCAAGCTGTCCACCTACATCGCCGACGGCGACTCGATCACCAACGACCAGGTGATCTGCTCGCTGGGATTCAACGTGACCAAGGGCGGTGAGCCGATGATGCTCACCGCGGGCCACTGCACCAACGAGGGCGGCACCTGGTCCGGCGGCGACGTCTCCGGCGCCGAGATCGTGGAGAGCGACTGCCCCGGTGCCGACTCCGGCCTGCTGACCCGCCCGAACGGCACCGGTGAGGGCGCGATCAACACCGGCCAGGCGATCACCAGCGCGGCCGAGCCGACCGTCGGTGAGCAGATGGAGAAGCAGGGCCAGACCACCGGTGGCGGCAGCGGCGAGATCACCTCGGTCGACGAGTCGGTCAACTTCGACGTGGGTGTGCTGAACCACGAGTTCGGCACCACCGCGAAGACCGACCACGGCGACTCGGGCGGCCCGGCGTTCGACGGTGAGAAGGGCCTGGGCACGCTGTCCGGCGGCGACACCCAGACCAGCTACTTCTACCCGCTGACCCTGGAGCTGGAGTCCTACGGCCTCGAGCTCGCCTGA
- a CDS encoding class I SAM-dependent methyltransferase, with protein sequence MARSFDDLVAEAGSVSVSGWDFSWLEGRATEQRPPWGYQRLLGERLARVESAVDIQTGGGEVLAGVPVLPPRTVATESWPPNLAKAAALLEPRGATVVADSDEPPLPFQDNVFDLVSSRHPVTVWWDEIARVLRPDGSYLSQQVGPASVFELVEYFLGPQPPRARRRRHPDEARKGAERAGLEVTDLRFAELRTEFFDVGAVIYFLRKVIWMVPGFTVQAYLPRLAELHEQLRDGPFVATTTRYLIEARKPRG encoded by the coding sequence ATGGCGCGCTCTTTCGACGATCTGGTGGCCGAAGCCGGTTCGGTGTCCGTGTCCGGCTGGGACTTCTCCTGGCTCGAGGGCCGGGCCACCGAGCAACGGCCGCCATGGGGGTACCAGCGGCTGCTCGGCGAACGGCTCGCGCGGGTCGAGTCCGCTGTGGACATCCAGACCGGCGGTGGCGAGGTGCTGGCGGGAGTGCCGGTGCTGCCACCGCGCACGGTCGCCACCGAATCGTGGCCGCCGAACCTCGCCAAGGCCGCCGCCCTGCTGGAACCTCGCGGCGCGACCGTGGTCGCGGATTCCGATGAGCCGCCACTTCCGTTTCAGGACAATGTGTTCGACCTCGTCTCGAGCCGCCATCCGGTCACCGTGTGGTGGGACGAGATCGCCCGCGTCCTGCGCCCGGACGGCAGCTACCTTTCCCAGCAGGTCGGTCCGGCCAGCGTCTTCGAGCTGGTGGAGTACTTCCTCGGCCCGCAACCGCCGCGGGCGCGCAGGCGCCGGCATCCGGACGAGGCCAGGAAGGGCGCCGAGCGGGCCGGACTCGAGGTGACCGACTTGCGGTTCGCCGAGCTGCGCACGGAATTCTTCGACGTCGGCGCGGTGATCTACTTCCTGCGCAAGGTGATCTGGATGGTGCCAGGATTCACCGTGCAGGCGTACTTGCCTCGGCTCGCCGAGCTGCACGAGCAGTTGCGGGACGGTCCGTTCGTCGCCACCACCACCCGCTACCTCATCGAGGCGCGGAAGCCTCGCGGATGA
- a CDS encoding DedA family protein, which yields MNWTDPSAIGYPALFGGVLLGSVIPVVPTGAVVGAAAAVATTTDHLSLPLVILLAVLGAFAGDVLTFAVPRLGSEALLRWVERRQQADRLAKGREQFTRRGWQLVVIGRLVPAGRIPVLLAAGTLSYPWRKFLPAGLLACVLWAVAYSLLGILSGGIFDSPLIATLLATVLVLLVTVSMTAISTWRRRTAERTGGHR from the coding sequence GTGAACTGGACCGACCCCTCGGCGATCGGGTATCCGGCGCTGTTCGGTGGAGTACTACTGGGCTCGGTGATCCCGGTCGTGCCCACCGGGGCGGTGGTCGGTGCCGCGGCCGCGGTCGCGACGACGACCGACCACCTGTCGTTGCCGCTGGTGATCCTGCTGGCCGTGCTCGGCGCGTTCGCCGGGGACGTGCTCACCTTCGCCGTCCCCCGGCTCGGCAGCGAGGCGCTGCTGCGCTGGGTCGAACGCCGTCAGCAGGCCGACCGGCTCGCCAAGGGCCGTGAGCAGTTCACCCGCCGCGGCTGGCAGCTCGTGGTGATCGGCAGGCTGGTGCCCGCGGGCCGGATCCCGGTGCTGCTGGCCGCGGGCACGCTGAGCTACCCGTGGCGCAAGTTCCTGCCTGCCGGGCTGCTCGCCTGCGTGCTCTGGGCGGTGGCCTACTCGCTGCTGGGCATCCTCAGCGGCGGCATCTTCGACTCCCCGCTGATCGCCACGCTGCTGGCCACCGTGCTGGTGCTGCTGGTGACCGTCTCGATGACCGCGATTTCCACCTGGCGCCGGCGCACGGCGGAACGAACTGGAGGACACCGGTGA
- a CDS encoding MBL fold metallo-hydrolase: MSGLNLHFLGHASTRVELGGRVVLTDPVLTRWVGPLARVVPRPDVAAWSGADIVVLSHLHGDHLHLPSLKLLGRGMRIVVPRGAGGWLAKHGFTGVEEISPGETVTEGGLRITATEAVHSGHRWGPRLTHGPQSRAIGYLFEAGTERVYFAGDTDLFPGMAELGPVDVALLPVWGWGPNLGPGHLTPERAAEAAGLLDARSAVPMHWGTLALPGLHRTARMRQLLVEPPRTFAHHVRCAGLATEVLHTRPGSDVLLPAPEERG, from the coding sequence GTGAGCGGTTTGAACCTGCACTTCCTCGGGCACGCGAGCACGCGTGTGGAGCTCGGCGGCCGGGTCGTGCTCACCGATCCGGTGCTGACGCGGTGGGTCGGGCCGCTCGCCAGGGTCGTGCCGCGCCCGGACGTCGCGGCCTGGTCCGGTGCCGACATCGTGGTGCTCTCCCATCTGCACGGTGATCACCTGCACCTGCCGTCGCTGAAGCTGCTCGGCCGCGGCATGCGGATCGTCGTCCCGCGTGGAGCGGGTGGCTGGCTCGCGAAGCACGGCTTCACCGGGGTCGAGGAGATCTCTCCCGGCGAGACGGTCACCGAAGGCGGCCTGCGGATCACCGCCACCGAGGCCGTGCACTCCGGGCACCGGTGGGGGCCACGGCTCACGCACGGACCACAGAGCCGCGCCATCGGCTATCTGTTCGAGGCCGGCACCGAACGCGTCTACTTCGCCGGCGACACCGACCTCTTCCCCGGTATGGCCGAGCTCGGTCCGGTCGACGTCGCGCTGCTGCCGGTGTGGGGCTGGGGCCCGAACCTCGGCCCCGGACACCTCACGCCGGAGCGCGCCGCCGAGGCGGCCGGCCTGCTGGATGCGCGGTCCGCGGTGCCGATGCACTGGGGCACGCTCGCCCTGCCCGGTCTCCACCGCACCGCACGGATGCGGCAGCTGCTCGTGGAGCCGCCCCGCACGTTCGCCCACCACGTCCGCTGCGCCGGGCTGGCGACCGAGGTACTGCACACCCGGCCCGGTTCGGACGTGCTGCTGCCCGCCCCCGAGGAGCGCGGGTGA
- a CDS encoding glutaredoxin family protein: MSSNPVVYGASWCPDVKRSRALLEGTGVAYDYVDVEEDASAEKLVRELQNGQRRIPTIVFPDGTHLVEPSDDELTAHLSR, from the coding sequence ATGAGCAGCAACCCGGTCGTCTACGGCGCGAGCTGGTGCCCCGATGTGAAACGCAGCCGCGCGCTCTTGGAGGGAACCGGCGTCGCGTACGACTACGTGGACGTCGAGGAGGACGCCTCGGCGGAGAAGCTGGTGCGGGAGCTGCAGAACGGTCAGCGCCGCATCCCGACCATCGTCTTTCCCGACGGCACGCATCTGGTGGAGCCGAGCGACGACGAGCTGACCGCGCACCTGTCCCGGTGA
- a CDS encoding zinc-binding dehydrogenase, with protein MRAAFVPRPGPAETIRVGELPDPVRGEGEVLVDVSVSAVDPVDTFVRSGLFEVPGPWPLVLGRDFAGRVAEDGGGFSAGEPVWGNSLGHGGRQGAAATRVAVAVERLYRLPDGADPAEFVAVVHPAATAYLALFTHGRLCAGETVVVAGGGGNVGSALIELATNAGARVVATASARDLAHCRALGAVEALDYRDGELPGDIDLYVDTSGTNDLAAVVPQLAWRGRIVLLAGPRSRPVLPAGELYMHDRSVLGFAISHATAAELADAAKTVNERFAAGGLRPRAVKRLALSDAAEAHRRIEGGEARGTRLVLDVDSAGRRSTQG; from the coding sequence GTGAGAGCCGCGTTCGTCCCGCGACCGGGTCCGGCCGAAACCATCCGGGTCGGCGAGCTGCCCGATCCGGTGCGCGGTGAAGGTGAGGTGCTGGTCGACGTCTCGGTGAGTGCGGTCGATCCGGTGGACACCTTCGTGCGCAGCGGGTTGTTCGAAGTGCCGGGACCGTGGCCGCTGGTGCTGGGGCGGGATTTCGCCGGGCGGGTCGCCGAGGATGGCGGCGGGTTCAGCGCTGGGGAACCGGTGTGGGGCAACAGTCTCGGGCACGGCGGACGGCAGGGCGCGGCTGCGACGCGGGTCGCGGTGGCCGTCGAGCGGCTGTACCGGCTGCCCGACGGCGCGGATCCGGCCGAGTTCGTCGCGGTCGTGCATCCCGCGGCGACGGCGTACCTCGCGCTGTTCACACACGGACGGCTGTGTGCCGGGGAGACCGTGGTCGTGGCCGGCGGAGGCGGCAACGTCGGATCCGCGCTGATCGAGCTCGCCACGAACGCCGGAGCGCGGGTGGTCGCCACCGCTTCGGCTCGCGATCTGGCGCACTGCCGGGCCCTCGGCGCCGTCGAAGCACTCGACTACCGCGACGGCGAACTGCCCGGCGATATCGACCTGTACGTGGACACCTCCGGCACGAACGATCTGGCCGCGGTGGTGCCACAGCTGGCTTGGCGCGGACGGATCGTGCTGCTGGCCGGGCCACGCAGCCGACCGGTGCTGCCTGCCGGCGAGCTGTACATGCACGACCGGTCGGTGCTCGGGTTCGCGATCTCGCACGCCACCGCCGCCGAACTCGCCGACGCCGCGAAGACGGTCAACGAGCGGTTCGCCGCCGGTGGCCTGCGGCCCCGCGCGGTGAAGCGGCTGGCGCTGTCGGACGCGGCCGAAGCACACCGGCGCATCGAAGGCGGCGAAGCGCGCGGAACTCGCCTCGTGCTCGATGTCGATTCCGCGGGACGCCGTTCGACGCAAGGGTGA